The Shewanella zhangzhouensis genome has a window encoding:
- a CDS encoding type IV pilus twitching motility protein PilT, with protein MEITELLAFSVKHKASDLHLSAGVPPMIRVDGEVRKINLPALDHAGVHSLVYDIMNDKQRKDYEEHLEIDFSFEVPNLARFRVNAFNQSRGAAAVFRTIPSEILSLEQLGAPDIFKKIASFPRGLVLVTGPTGSGKSTTLAGMIDYVNENRHDHILTIEDPIEFVHQNKQCLINQREVHRHTHSFNAALRSALREDPDVILVGEMRDLETIRLAMTAAETGHLVFGTLHTTSAAKTIDRVVDVFPAGEKDMVRTMLSESLQAVISQTLIKKIGGGRVAAHEIMMGTPAIRNLIREDKVAQMYSAIQTGMAHGMQTLEQCLQNLVNRGLITREDAMAKSSNKQANF; from the coding sequence ATGGAAATCACAGAGTTACTGGCGTTTAGTGTAAAGCACAAGGCCTCGGATCTACACCTCTCTGCCGGTGTTCCCCCCATGATCCGGGTGGACGGTGAAGTGCGTAAAATCAATCTGCCTGCACTCGATCATGCCGGCGTACACTCCTTGGTGTACGACATTATGAATGACAAGCAGCGCAAAGACTATGAAGAGCACCTGGAAATCGACTTTTCCTTTGAAGTGCCCAACCTTGCCCGTTTCCGTGTAAACGCCTTTAACCAATCCCGCGGCGCTGCTGCGGTGTTTCGTACCATTCCCAGCGAAATTCTGTCGCTGGAGCAACTGGGCGCCCCGGACATCTTCAAAAAAATCGCCAGTTTCCCCCGTGGTCTGGTGCTGGTGACCGGCCCAACCGGTTCCGGTAAGAGTACCACCCTGGCAGGCATGATTGACTACGTGAACGAAAACCGTCACGACCACATCCTGACCATCGAAGACCCTATCGAATTCGTGCACCAAAATAAGCAGTGTCTTATCAACCAGCGGGAAGTGCATCGTCATACCCACAGCTTTAACGCGGCCCTTCGCAGCGCACTGCGTGAAGACCCCGACGTTATTCTGGTGGGTGAGATGCGTGACCTTGAAACCATACGTCTGGCGATGACAGCGGCAGAAACCGGTCACCTGGTTTTCGGCACCCTGCACACCACCTCGGCGGCCAAGACCATCGACCGTGTGGTCGACGTATTCCCGGCCGGTGAAAAAGACATGGTGCGTACCATGTTGTCAGAATCCTTGCAGGCGGTAATTTCCCAGACGCTGATCAAGAAGATTGGCGGCGGCCGGGTAGCAGCCCACGAAATTATGATGGGTACCCCTGCGATTCGTAACCTTATCCGTGAGGACAAGGTGGCGCAGATGTATTCGGCCATTCAAACCGGTATGGCCCATGGCATGCAAACTCTCGAGCAGTGTCTGCAGAATCTGGTGAACCGTGGCCTCATCACCCGTGAAGACGCCATGGCCAAGAGTTCCAACAAACAGGCAAACTTTTAA
- a CDS encoding YggS family pyridoxal phosphate-dependent enzyme yields the protein MTTIADRLSLAQQRIVQAAQISSRNPSEIKLLAVSKTKPASDIQAAYDAGQRLFGENYVQEGVQKITDLISPCPDIEWHFIGPLQSNKSRPVAEHFDWLHTLDREKLALRLNEQRPARLAPLNVLIQVNISDEESKSGVQPGDIAALADAVCRLPHLRLRGLMAIPAPTDDQERARSELASMQRLFKSLQQSHGTLGQIDTLSMGMSGDLELAIDNGSTLVRVGSAIFGERDYSR from the coding sequence ATGACAACAATAGCAGACAGACTCTCGCTCGCCCAGCAGCGAATCGTCCAAGCGGCGCAAATTTCTTCAAGAAACCCATCTGAAATCAAATTACTTGCGGTCAGTAAAACCAAGCCTGCCAGCGACATTCAGGCGGCCTACGACGCGGGTCAGCGTTTGTTCGGTGAAAACTATGTTCAGGAGGGAGTGCAAAAAATCACTGATCTCATCTCCCCTTGCCCGGACATCGAGTGGCATTTTATCGGCCCCTTGCAGTCCAACAAGAGCCGTCCCGTTGCCGAGCATTTTGACTGGTTACACACCTTGGACCGGGAAAAACTCGCCTTAAGACTCAACGAGCAGCGCCCTGCCCGACTGGCGCCTCTCAATGTGCTGATACAGGTCAACATCAGTGACGAAGAGAGTAAATCCGGTGTGCAACCCGGGGATATTGCAGCCCTTGCCGATGCTGTTTGCCGCCTGCCCCACCTGCGTCTTCGGGGACTGATGGCCATTCCCGCGCCAACCGATGACCAGGAAAGAGCCAGAAGCGAGCTGGCCAGCATGCAACGCCTATTTAAAAGCCTGCAACAGAGTCACGGTACACTCGGACAAATAGATACGCTGTCGATGGGCATGAGCGGTGATTTGGAGCTTGCCATCGACAATGGCAGCACCCTGGTGCGGGTCGGCAGCGCTATTTTTGGCGAGCGGGATTACAGTCGCTAA
- the proC gene encoding pyrroline-5-carboxylate reductase has translation MQTKKICFIGAGNMSRAIIGGLIKSGYSAGLITATNPSMPKLDALAADYGINTSQDNVQSAAAADVIVLSVKPQLMQAVCESLAGVVDGKLLITIAAGIPESRYHDYFSKQVKLIRTMPNTPMQLGLGMTGLYAPAGMPEEDKAFAGSLMRACGDIVWVDDESGIDKVIALAGSSPAYFFLFIEAMIEAGVEMGLPEADARTLAQQAAVGAAAMVKQNPGLTPAELRANVTSKGGTTAEAIATFEAGGLRSLVKEAMGNCIKRAEEMARNF, from the coding sequence ATGCAAACTAAAAAAATCTGTTTTATCGGCGCCGGAAACATGAGCCGCGCCATCATTGGCGGCCTAATCAAGAGCGGCTACAGCGCCGGCCTTATCACTGCAACCAACCCAAGCATGCCAAAACTCGATGCCCTGGCCGCCGACTACGGCATCAATACGTCCCAGGACAATGTGCAAAGCGCCGCGGCTGCCGATGTGATAGTGCTTTCAGTTAAGCCTCAGCTTATGCAGGCAGTATGTGAGTCGCTCGCCGGTGTGGTTGATGGCAAGTTGCTGATTACCATAGCTGCCGGTATTCCCGAAAGCCGCTACCATGATTACTTCTCCAAGCAGGTCAAACTTATCCGTACCATGCCCAACACCCCCATGCAGTTGGGGCTCGGCATGACAGGTCTTTATGCCCCTGCCGGCATGCCAGAGGAAGACAAGGCCTTTGCCGGGTCGCTGATGCGCGCCTGTGGTGATATCGTCTGGGTGGATGATGAATCGGGTATTGATAAAGTAATTGCACTGGCAGGCAGTTCACCGGCCTACTTTTTCCTCTTTATCGAGGCCATGATTGAAGCGGGTGTCGAAATGGGGCTGCCAGAGGCCGATGCCCGCACCCTGGCGCAGCAAGCTGCCGTGGGCGCCGCCGCCATGGTAAAACAAAACCCGGGCCTAACCCCGGCCGAGCTCAGGGCCAATGTTACATCCAAAGGGGGCACCACGGCCGAAGCCATCGCCACCTTTGAAGCAGGCGGACTCCGCTCTCTGGTAAAAGAGGCCATGGGCAACTGCATTAAGCGGGCCGAAGAGATGGCCCGGAATTTTTAA
- a CDS encoding YggT family protein encodes MNAMVFLVNTLFDLYLMVVILRIWLQLVRADFYNPFSQFIVKATHPIVAPLRRILPPIGKLDSASLVLAFAVVVVKMLVLTLIAGAAVDLLTISAYSVVAVIKNAGVLFFWMLLIRAILSWFNQGYNPFIMVIAQLTEPVLAPVRRVIPPIGGLDLSVLVVFIGLNFINMLLAQYVPFWAFI; translated from the coding sequence ATGAATGCGATGGTTTTTTTAGTAAACACCCTGTTTGATCTCTATCTGATGGTGGTGATTTTACGGATTTGGCTGCAACTGGTCAGAGCCGATTTTTATAATCCTTTCAGCCAGTTTATCGTTAAAGCGACCCACCCTATTGTGGCGCCACTGCGCCGCATTTTGCCTCCCATTGGCAAGCTGGACAGCGCCTCGCTGGTACTGGCGTTTGCGGTGGTGGTAGTGAAAATGTTGGTACTGACACTGATAGCCGGTGCCGCCGTTGACCTGCTCACCATATCTGCATACTCAGTGGTGGCCGTAATTAAAAATGCCGGTGTGCTCTTCTTCTGGATGCTGCTTATCCGCGCCATCCTGAGCTGGTTCAATCAGGGTTATAACCCCTTTATTATGGTGATTGCCCAACTGACAGAGCCTGTGCTGGCGCCGGTTCGCCGCGTTATTCCACCCATTGGCGGCCTGGACCTGTCTGTACTGGTGGTCTTTATCGGCCTTAACTTCATTAACATGCTGCTCGCCCAATACGTGCCTTTCTGGGCGTTTATCTGA
- the yggU gene encoding DUF167 family protein YggU yields MSAITRQDQDLLLALYVQPKASRDELVGLHGEELKLAITAPPVDGKANAHICKLLAKAFKVPKGRVSIERGELGRHKLVRIQAPEIIPDDFAQFL; encoded by the coding sequence ATGAGCGCCATCACTCGCCAGGACCAGGATTTACTGCTGGCGTTGTATGTGCAGCCCAAGGCCAGCCGGGATGAACTGGTTGGTCTTCACGGCGAAGAGCTTAAACTTGCCATCACAGCACCGCCTGTCGATGGCAAGGCCAACGCCCATATCTGTAAGCTGCTGGCAAAAGCCTTCAAGGTGCCCAAAGGCAGGGTGTCTATCGAGCGGGGCGAGCTTGGACGGCATAAATTGGTGCGTATTCAGGCGCCGGAAATAATCCCTGACGATTTCGCACAGTTTCTCTAG
- a CDS encoding DUF4426 domain-containing protein, translated as MFRQLFAALLLTASLCGIASAEQKEQVGQFDIHYMALPSTFLTPAIAKSYGIERSNYTGIVNIAVLDTAEEGNPAVAVEISGIANNLLDAKVELKFREIREGSAIYYIAEVPYRSDEEINFQIALRSGNKLNTTLKFKQKFYID; from the coding sequence ATGTTTCGTCAACTCTTTGCTGCGCTGCTGCTGACAGCAAGCCTGTGCGGCATCGCCAGCGCTGAGCAAAAAGAACAGGTAGGTCAGTTCGACATCCACTATATGGCACTGCCAAGTACCTTTCTGACACCCGCGATAGCCAAAAGCTATGGCATAGAGCGCTCCAACTACACAGGCATAGTCAATATTGCCGTGCTGGACACCGCTGAAGAAGGTAATCCGGCTGTGGCAGTGGAAATTTCAGGTATCGCCAATAACCTGCTCGATGCCAAAGTGGAGCTGAAGTTCCGTGAAATCCGTGAAGGTTCCGCCATCTACTACATCGCCGAGGTGCCCTACCGCAGCGATGAGGAGATAAACTTCCAAATTGCCTTAAGAAGTGGCAACAAGCTAAACACCACATTGAAATTCAAGCAAAAATTCTACATCGATTAA
- the rdgB gene encoding RdgB/HAM1 family non-canonical purine NTP pyrophosphatase yields MKKVVLASGNKGKLKEFNEMFSEYSLSVVAQSEFQVPDVEETGTTFVENAIIKARHAAAITGLPAIADDSGLEVDALEGAPGIYSARYAGSGAKDTDNWQKLLCALEGKTERSARFQCVLVYMRHAKDPTPIICQAAWEGRIGLEARGDNGHGYDPVFIAEGGELTAAEMSSDAKNAVSHRGKALNALLAEFRNKGII; encoded by the coding sequence ATGAAGAAAGTGGTTCTCGCCAGTGGCAACAAGGGCAAACTGAAAGAATTCAATGAGATGTTTTCCGAATATTCACTCTCGGTAGTGGCCCAGAGCGAGTTTCAGGTGCCGGACGTGGAAGAAACAGGCACCACCTTTGTTGAAAATGCCATCATCAAAGCCCGCCACGCCGCGGCCATTACCGGCTTACCCGCCATTGCCGATGACTCGGGGCTGGAAGTAGACGCCCTCGAAGGCGCTCCCGGTATTTACTCTGCCCGCTACGCAGGTAGCGGCGCCAAAGATACAGACAATTGGCAAAAGCTGCTCTGTGCCCTCGAAGGCAAAACAGAGCGCAGTGCCCGCTTCCAGTGTGTACTCGTATATATGCGCCACGCCAAAGACCCAACCCCAATCATTTGCCAGGCCGCCTGGGAAGGACGTATCGGCCTCGAAGCCCGGGGCGATAACGGCCATGGATACGACCCTGTGTTCATTGCCGAAGGCGGCGAGCTGACCGCTGCTGAAATGTCATCGGATGCGAAAAATGCCGTGAGCCACCGCGGCAAGGCGCTTAACGCGCTGCTGGCTGAGTTCAGAAACAAAGGCATTATCTGA
- the hemW gene encoding radical SAM family heme chaperone HemW, whose product MKLELPPLSLYVHIPWCVQKCPYCDFNSHGKQGDLPQEAYVDALQADLDADLRYVQGRALYSIFIGGGTPSLFDASAIGRLLEGVKARIPFCDDIEITMEANPGTLEHDDFKAYREAGVTRLSVGVQSFSRDKLNLLGRIHGRDEATRAAELATAAGYQSFNLDLMHGLPNQSFDEAMADIDTAASLNPPHLSWYQLTIEPNTLFHSRPPQLPDDEALWHIYEQGQKKLAALGYEQYEISAYAKPGFQCRHNLNYWQFGDYLGIGCGAHGKVTVPAENRILRTVKIKHPKGYLAASDYLFELTEVQEEDRPLEFLMNRLRLMTPIAKGEFESRTGLDASLLDEGMAQASEKGLIRHSEDSWTLTPKGHMFVNDLLSHFL is encoded by the coding sequence GTGAAGCTTGAACTGCCTCCTCTGAGCCTTTATGTCCACATCCCCTGGTGTGTACAAAAATGCCCCTATTGCGACTTTAACTCCCATGGAAAACAGGGCGATTTACCCCAGGAAGCCTACGTGGATGCGCTGCAGGCCGATCTCGATGCCGATTTGCGTTATGTTCAGGGGCGCGCGCTTTACAGCATCTTTATTGGTGGTGGTACCCCGTCGCTGTTTGATGCCAGTGCCATTGGCCGTCTCCTCGAAGGCGTAAAGGCCCGCATCCCCTTTTGTGATGACATAGAAATCACCATGGAGGCCAATCCGGGCACCCTGGAGCATGATGACTTCAAAGCTTATCGCGAGGCTGGTGTTACCCGCCTGTCGGTGGGTGTGCAAAGCTTCAGCAGGGACAAGCTTAACCTCCTTGGCCGCATTCACGGCCGCGATGAGGCAACCCGTGCCGCAGAGCTTGCCACGGCCGCCGGCTATCAGAGCTTTAACCTGGATTTGATGCACGGTCTGCCCAATCAGTCGTTTGATGAGGCAATGGCCGACATAGACACGGCGGCGAGTCTCAACCCACCCCATCTGTCCTGGTATCAGCTCACCATCGAGCCAAATACCCTGTTCCACTCCCGTCCGCCGCAACTGCCGGACGACGAAGCGCTCTGGCATATCTATGAGCAGGGCCAGAAAAAGCTCGCAGCCCTGGGTTATGAGCAGTATGAGATTTCGGCCTACGCCAAACCGGGCTTTCAATGCCGCCACAATCTCAATTACTGGCAGTTTGGTGACTACCTCGGCATTGGCTGCGGCGCACACGGCAAGGTCACGGTTCCTGCTGAAAACCGCATACTGAGAACGGTTAAAATAAAGCACCCCAAGGGCTACCTGGCGGCCAGCGATTATCTGTTTGAACTGACTGAAGTGCAGGAAGAGGACCGCCCACTCGAATTTTTGATGAACCGTTTGAGGCTGATGACTCCCATCGCCAAAGGCGAATTTGAGTCCCGCACAGGCCTTGATGCCAGCTTGCTCGATGAAGGTATGGCGCAGGCCAGCGAAAAAGGCCTTATCAGGCATAGTGAAGATAGCTGGACCCTGACCCCCAAGGGCCATATGTTCGTTAACGACTTACTGTCCCATTTCCTCTAA
- a CDS encoding DUF885 domain-containing protein, with protein MPNPYNKKNKTSLIAASLLLALGVAPGFTAQAQPLGAAQQDTAQQTMSESAKANALFETQFMENVMASPISQTMMGIKGEDYGKWDEISEAADAEDLARAKRHLVELKAIDASALDSQTALSLTLAVQRLENKIADHKWRLHSYPVNQMYGVHSMTASILINQHTVDNLDDAKAYISRLNAVPKRFRELKDALELRVAKGIIAPKFVFPHVINDSRNIIKGAPFEAGEDSTLWADFKRKVEALNLDSATKERLYSEAKTALNTAVKPAYDDLIAYLNTLEQKADTRDGVWKLPDGNDYYNNALKRTTTTNMDAIAIHELGLKEVARIHNEMRDIMKEVGFKGSLNDFFIFMRNDEQFYYPDTDDGKAAYINDAKALIDNMSARLDEVFAIKPKAGLIVKPVESFREKSAGKAFYNQPSPDGSRPGTYYANLYSMKAMPKYQMEALAYHEGLPGHHMQIAIAQELEGIPKFRRFGGYTAYIEGWGLYTEYFPREMGLYRDPYSNFGRLAMELWRACRLVVDTGIHAKKWTREQGIAYYKDNTPNAESDAVKMVERHIVMPSQATAYKVGMNRILDLRAYAQKSLGDAFDIREFHTLLLKNGPLPLDVLESKVQEWVKDSKQQSARL; from the coding sequence ATGCCAAATCCGTATAACAAGAAAAATAAAACCTCTCTCATCGCGGCCAGCCTGTTGCTTGCGCTGGGCGTAGCCCCCGGTTTTACCGCACAGGCACAGCCTCTGGGCGCAGCCCAGCAAGACACTGCGCAGCAAACGATGAGCGAATCCGCCAAAGCCAATGCCCTGTTCGAGACCCAGTTTATGGAAAACGTCATGGCAAGCCCTATCAGCCAAACCATGATGGGTATTAAGGGCGAAGACTATGGCAAATGGGATGAAATCAGTGAGGCGGCCGATGCCGAGGATTTGGCCCGTGCCAAACGCCACCTGGTGGAGCTCAAGGCCATTGATGCCAGTGCCCTGGATTCGCAAACGGCGCTCAGCCTGACACTGGCAGTGCAACGCCTCGAAAATAAGATTGCCGACCACAAGTGGCGCCTGCACAGCTACCCGGTCAATCAGATGTATGGCGTCCACTCGATGACAGCCTCCATCCTTATCAACCAGCACACCGTTGATAATCTGGATGATGCCAAGGCCTATATCAGCCGCCTCAATGCCGTACCCAAGCGTTTCAGGGAGCTGAAAGACGCACTGGAACTCAGAGTCGCCAAGGGCATTATTGCGCCCAAGTTTGTATTTCCCCACGTGATTAACGACAGCCGCAATATCATCAAGGGCGCGCCCTTTGAAGCCGGTGAAGACAGCACCCTGTGGGCAGATTTCAAGCGCAAAGTCGAAGCCCTGAATTTGGACTCAGCCACCAAAGAGAGGCTGTACAGCGAAGCTAAAACCGCTCTGAACACTGCAGTCAAACCCGCCTACGACGACCTGATTGCTTACCTCAATACCCTGGAGCAAAAGGCCGACACCCGTGATGGCGTGTGGAAACTGCCCGACGGCAACGACTACTACAACAATGCCCTCAAGCGCACCACCACCACAAACATGGATGCCATCGCCATCCATGAACTGGGCTTGAAGGAAGTGGCACGCATTCATAACGAAATGCGCGACATCATGAAAGAAGTGGGCTTCAAAGGTAGCCTGAACGACTTCTTTATCTTTATGCGCAACGATGAGCAGTTTTACTACCCCGACACCGACGATGGTAAAGCTGCCTATATCAACGATGCCAAGGCATTGATTGACAATATGTCTGCCCGTCTGGATGAGGTCTTCGCCATCAAGCCCAAGGCAGGGTTAATCGTTAAACCTGTTGAGTCTTTCCGCGAGAAAAGCGCCGGCAAGGCCTTCTACAATCAGCCTTCTCCGGATGGCAGTCGCCCTGGCACTTACTACGCCAACCTGTACAGCATGAAGGCCATGCCCAAATACCAGATGGAAGCACTGGCATACCATGAAGGCTTACCCGGCCATCATATGCAGATTGCTATTGCCCAGGAGCTGGAAGGGATCCCCAAATTCCGCCGCTTCGGTGGTTACACCGCCTACATTGAGGGCTGGGGTCTCTATACCGAATATTTCCCAAGGGAAATGGGCCTGTACCGCGACCCATACTCCAACTTTGGCCGCCTGGCCATGGAGCTGTGGCGTGCCTGCCGTCTGGTAGTGGACACGGGTATCCACGCCAAGAAGTGGACCCGCGAACAGGGCATTGCCTACTACAAGGACAACACCCCCAACGCCGAATCAGATGCGGTGAAAATGGTCGAGCGCCATATTGTGATGCCTTCCCAGGCGACCGCCTACAAGGTAGGTATGAACCGAATTCTGGATCTGCGAGCCTATGCCCAGAAGTCCTTGGGAGACGCCTTTGATATTCGCGAATTCCACACCCTGCTGCTGAAAAACGGCCCACTGCCATTGGACGTGCTTGAGTCCAAGGTGCAGGAATGGGTGAAAGACAGCAAACAGCAGTCTGCCAGGCTGTAA
- a CDS encoding LysR family transcriptional regulator, giving the protein MLELLEPIAIFTHVARAGSFSAAARKLGISKSKVSTQVADLEHKLGVQLIQRTTRSLSLTEAGHLLYVQGEELLRDADQAVASVHNLNDATRGVLKVGISQSFGTMHIIPALPEFMARHPELELQVSLLDHKVDVVSEGLDLLLTMSEQLPLGMVARPLMKCQFLLVASPEYIARHGEPSRPEQLVDHNCLVYHGEWHEHSVWQFKRGDDYCEIGVSGNFRVDNAPALKSAAVSGLGVVYLASYLMEDEINKGTLVPLLRDWQLTHHLPLQAVYPRRKHLAPKVSSFIDFIKNHIGTPPYWDAPYQSLYDERR; this is encoded by the coding sequence ATGTTAGAACTGTTAGAACCCATTGCTATTTTTACCCATGTAGCCAGAGCCGGCAGCTTCAGCGCCGCGGCAAGAAAACTCGGGATTTCCAAATCCAAGGTGAGTACCCAGGTGGCCGATTTGGAACATAAACTGGGGGTTCAGCTTATTCAGCGTACTACCCGCAGTTTGAGCCTGACCGAGGCCGGACACCTGCTGTATGTACAGGGTGAAGAGTTGCTGCGCGATGCCGATCAGGCCGTTGCCAGCGTTCACAACCTCAATGATGCCACCCGTGGGGTGTTGAAAGTCGGTATCTCCCAATCCTTCGGCACCATGCACATTATTCCGGCCTTGCCCGAGTTTATGGCAAGACACCCGGAGCTTGAGCTGCAGGTGAGCCTGCTGGACCACAAAGTGGATGTGGTCAGTGAAGGCCTGGACTTGCTGCTGACCATGTCTGAGCAACTGCCCCTTGGTATGGTCGCCAGACCCCTGATGAAGTGTCAGTTCTTGCTGGTGGCTTCTCCCGAGTATATTGCCCGCCATGGCGAGCCAAGCCGCCCCGAGCAGCTGGTTGACCATAACTGTCTTGTGTATCACGGTGAGTGGCATGAACACAGCGTGTGGCAATTCAAGCGTGGTGACGATTACTGTGAAATCGGCGTCTCGGGTAATTTCCGGGTAGACAATGCGCCGGCGCTCAAGTCGGCAGCGGTCAGCGGGCTCGGCGTTGTGTATCTCGCCAGTTATCTGATGGAAGATGAAATCAATAAGGGCACTCTGGTGCCTCTGCTGCGTGATTGGCAGCTGACTCACCATCTGCCACTGCAGGCGGTTTACCCGCGCCGTAAACATCTGGCACCCAAGGTAAGCTCCTTTATCGACTTCATTAAAAATCACATAGGTACGCCGCCTTACTGGGATGCGCCTTATCAGTCTCTCTATGACGAGCGGCGATGA
- a CDS encoding YggN family protein: MKTKNLITGVALATLIGVTVAVPAKAQGISTDSCDVNLNYDIAVEPKKLVLSQKGDEFYRFEPGKLFVDGKEVKLNAEQRALVDNYADSLANQVPEFVALVTDAITLASNAVNTALTPLLGDETSARVAELMDNVNERLGEVMHKDGDSYYVGVTDGSIDEVFDKEFEREIENLVQDSVGTLMIKLGTEILSSEGDSFEAKMEAFGKKMEAMGEQIEREMESQSKTLEARATKVCDQFETLLALESELRTKVPALSELEISDRKEAQLRE, translated from the coding sequence ATGAAAACCAAAAACCTTATCACCGGTGTAGCCCTGGCCACTCTGATTGGCGTGACAGTAGCTGTTCCTGCAAAAGCGCAGGGGATCAGTACCGACAGCTGTGACGTTAACCTCAACTACGACATTGCTGTCGAGCCAAAAAAACTGGTGCTGAGCCAGAAAGGTGATGAGTTTTATCGCTTCGAGCCGGGCAAACTCTTTGTGGATGGCAAGGAGGTCAAACTCAATGCCGAGCAGCGTGCCCTGGTAGACAACTATGCCGACTCACTGGCCAATCAGGTGCCCGAATTTGTTGCCCTGGTGACCGATGCCATCACCCTTGCCAGCAACGCGGTAAATACAGCTCTTACACCGCTGCTGGGCGATGAGACCAGCGCCCGTGTGGCAGAGCTGATGGACAATGTGAACGAGCGCCTCGGCGAAGTTATGCATAAGGATGGCGACAGCTATTACGTTGGCGTAACCGACGGCTCCATCGATGAGGTGTTCGACAAGGAATTCGAGCGTGAAATTGAAAATCTGGTGCAGGACTCCGTGGGCACTCTGATGATTAAACTCGGTACCGAAATCCTGTCGTCAGAAGGCGATAGCTTTGAAGCCAAAATGGAAGCCTTTGGCAAGAAAATGGAAGCCATGGGCGAACAGATTGAGCGCGAAATGGAAAGTCAGTCAAAGACCCTGGAAGCGCGCGCCACCAAAGTATGTGACCAGTTTGAAACCTTGCTGGCACTGGAATCTGAACTTCGCACCAAGGTACCTGCGCTGTCAGAGCTTGAGATTTCTGACCGTAAAGAAGCTCAGCTTCGTGAGTAA
- the glsB gene encoding glutaminase B, protein MLEQALLDDLVAKVRPLLGQGKVADYIPALARVSPHKLGIAVTTIDGTTLGAGDWQEAFSIQSISKVFSLTGAMMLYEESEIWSRVGKEPSGHSFNSLVQVELERGIPRNPFINAGALVIADLLQSRLGAPKQRMLEIVRMLSQNHKVCYDKVVADSEYQHSARNAAIAFLMKSFGNFHNDVDKVLRSYFHYCSLSMSCADLSRAMVYLANQGISLDGTEVVSPTQTRRLNALLATSGLYDGAGEFAYRVGMPGKSGVGGGIIAVIPGDMSVCVWSPALDASGNSLVGTRLLELLAQELGRSIF, encoded by the coding sequence ATGCTTGAGCAGGCTCTGCTTGACGACCTGGTCGCCAAAGTTAGACCCTTGCTTGGACAGGGCAAGGTGGCGGATTACATTCCGGCCCTTGCCCGGGTCTCCCCCCATAAGTTGGGTATTGCGGTAACCACCATCGATGGTACCACTCTGGGGGCGGGCGACTGGCAAGAAGCCTTTTCCATTCAAAGTATTTCCAAAGTATTCAGCCTCACCGGCGCCATGATGCTCTATGAAGAGAGCGAGATCTGGTCCCGGGTTGGCAAAGAGCCGTCTGGCCACTCTTTTAACTCGCTGGTTCAGGTTGAGCTTGAGCGGGGCATTCCACGTAATCCCTTTATCAACGCCGGCGCGCTGGTCATAGCCGATTTGTTGCAAAGCCGCCTGGGTGCGCCTAAACAGCGGATGCTGGAAATAGTGCGTATGCTGAGCCAGAACCACAAGGTCTGTTACGACAAGGTGGTGGCAGACTCTGAATACCAGCACAGCGCCCGTAATGCGGCCATCGCCTTTTTGATGAAGTCCTTCGGCAATTTCCATAACGATGTGGACAAGGTGCTGCGAAGCTACTTCCATTACTGCTCGCTCTCCATGAGCTGTGCCGATCTTTCCCGTGCCATGGTGTATCTGGCCAATCAGGGAATAAGCCTGGATGGCACTGAGGTGGTATCGCCCACCCAAACGCGGCGTCTGAATGCGCTGCTGGCCACCTCAGGGCTCTATGATGGGGCAGGGGAGTTTGCCTACCGCGTGGGTATGCCGGGTAAAAGCGGTGTGGGTGGCGGCATTATTGCGGTGATCCCCGGCGATATGTCGGTATGTGTGTGGTCGCCAGCCCTCGATGCCAGTGGCAACAGCTTAGTGGGTACCCGTTTGCTTGAGTTGTTGGCGCAGGAACTTGGCCGTTCAATATTTTGA
- a CDS encoding YggL family protein — protein MAKNRSRRLRKKLRVDEFQELGFDVRWVFDDSVAEAEIDALVDKFIDEVIEPRKLGFHGGGHKDWEGIIATQSLGKCTDEDRAAVKAFLEGQKVTKVEVSDLYDLWWD, from the coding sequence ATGGCCAAAAACCGTAGCCGTCGTCTTCGTAAAAAGCTGCGTGTGGACGAGTTTCAGGAACTGGGTTTCGATGTACGCTGGGTGTTTGATGACAGTGTTGCTGAGGCTGAAATTGATGCCCTGGTGGATAAGTTTATCGACGAAGTGATTGAGCCCCGTAAACTGGGCTTCCACGGCGGCGGTCATAAGGATTGGGAAGGTATCATTGCCACCCAGTCACTGGGCAAGTGCACCGATGAAGACCGCGCCGCTGTGAAGGCATTCCTTGAAGGCCAGAAAGTGACCAAAGTGGAAGTATCCGACCTGTACGATCTGTGGTGGGATTAA